From a single Nostoc sp. MS1 genomic region:
- the rlmN gene encoding 23S rRNA (adenine(2503)-C(2))-methyltransferase RlmN gives MSATPLASPVNLPISEKTTLPPLLGASVAELTAWVQQQGQPAYRGKQLHDWIYQKGVRSLSDISVFSKQWRATVADVPIGRSTIHYRSVAPDGTVKYLLQLSDGQIVETVGIPTDKRLTVCVSTQVGCPMACDFCATGKGDYKRNLERHEIVDQVLTVQEDFQQRVSHVVFMGMGEPLLNTDNVLAAVKCLNQDVGIGQRSLTISTVGIRDRIRQLAEHHLQVTLAVSIHAPNQALREKIIPSARPYPIEDLLAECREYVAITGRRISFEYILLAGVNDLPEHALELSKRLRGFQCHVNLIPYNPIVEVDYKRPSRDRIEAFVTVLKQQHIAVSVRYSRGLEADAACGQLRTNTSK, from the coding sequence ATGTCTGCTACACCTCTTGCGTCTCCTGTTAACTTACCTATCTCCGAAAAAACAACGCTACCTCCCTTACTAGGTGCTTCAGTGGCGGAGTTAACCGCATGGGTGCAGCAGCAAGGACAACCTGCTTATCGGGGTAAGCAGCTGCATGATTGGATTTATCAAAAGGGAGTGCGATCGCTCTCTGATATTTCTGTATTCTCTAAACAATGGCGGGCGACTGTCGCAGATGTACCTATCGGTCGTTCAACAATTCATTACCGGTCTGTTGCACCAGATGGCACTGTAAAATATCTCCTGCAACTTAGTGATGGTCAAATTGTGGAAACCGTCGGTATTCCCACAGATAAACGCTTGACTGTCTGCGTTTCTACCCAGGTGGGTTGTCCTATGGCTTGCGATTTCTGCGCTACAGGTAAGGGTGACTACAAACGCAACCTAGAAAGACATGAAATTGTTGATCAGGTGTTAACGGTTCAAGAAGATTTTCAACAACGGGTGAGTCATGTCGTGTTTATGGGCATGGGTGAACCGTTGTTAAATACTGATAATGTCTTAGCTGCGGTTAAATGCTTGAATCAAGATGTGGGTATCGGACAGCGATCGCTTACCATATCCACTGTAGGGATACGCGATCGCATTCGTCAATTAGCCGAACACCATCTACAAGTTACCTTGGCTGTCAGTATCCACGCCCCCAACCAAGCGCTACGCGAAAAAATTATACCTAGCGCTCGTCCCTATCCCATCGAAGATTTACTAGCCGAATGTCGAGAATATGTAGCCATCACTGGGCGGCGAATTTCTTTTGAATACATTTTGCTGGCTGGTGTCAATGATTTGCCAGAACACGCCCTAGAACTGTCGAAGCGTCTGCGGGGCTTTCAATGTCACGTTAATTTGATTCCTTACAATCCTATCGTAGAAGTTGATTATAAACGCCCCAGCCGCGATCGCATTGAAGCATTTGTGACGGTACTGAAGCAACAACATATTGCCGTTAGTGTTCGTTATTCCCGTGGCTTAGAAGCTGATGCTGCTTGCGGACAGTTACGCACGAACACATCGAAATAA
- a CDS encoding Mu transposase C-terminal domain-containing protein: MDQMRIVNQDDKSLPFENNNDVNEIQDGEPEETNVIFTELSHEAKLKMDIIQGLLEPCDRKTYGEKLRAAAEKLGKTVRTVQRLVKKYQQDGLSAIVETQRNDKGSYRIDPEWQKFIVTTFKEANKGSKKMTPAQVAMRVQVRAEQLGLQKYPSHMTVYRVLNPIIERQEQKKKQRNIGWRGSRVSHKTRDGQTLDVRYSNHVWQCDHTKLDVMLVDQYGEPLARPWFTKITDSYSRCIMGINVGFDAPSSQVVALALRHAILPKQYSAEYKLLSDWGTYGVPENLFTDGGRDFRSEHLKQIGFQLGFECHLRDRLSEGGIEERSFGTINTEFLSGFYGYLGSNIQERSKTAEEEACLTLRELHLLLVRYIVDNYNQRLDARTKDQTRFQRWEAGLPALPKMIKERELDICLMKKTRRSIYKGGYLSFENIMYRGDYLAAYAGENIVLRYDPRDITTVWVYRIDKGKEVFLSAAHALDWETEKLSLEEAKAASRKVRSVGKTLSNKSILAEIHDRDTFIKQKKKSQKERKKEEQAQVHSVYEPITLSETEPLENLQERPKPETRKPRVFNYEQLRQDYDE, translated from the coding sequence ATGGATCAAATGCGTATCGTCAATCAAGACGACAAATCTCTGCCTTTTGAAAACAACAATGATGTAAATGAAATTCAGGATGGTGAACCAGAAGAAACAAACGTAATTTTCACAGAATTATCGCATGAGGCAAAACTCAAAATGGACATAATCCAAGGTCTACTTGAGCCATGCGATCGCAAAACCTATGGTGAGAAGTTAAGAGCAGCAGCAGAGAAACTGGGCAAGACTGTGCGAACAGTCCAGCGTCTAGTCAAAAAATATCAACAAGACGGTTTATCGGCAATTGTTGAGACTCAGAGAAATGATAAAGGTAGTTATCGGATAGACCCTGAGTGGCAAAAATTTATTGTTACCACCTTTAAAGAAGCGAATAAGGGTAGCAAAAAAATGACTCCTGCTCAGGTGGCGATGAGAGTACAAGTCAGAGCAGAACAGTTAGGTTTACAAAAATACCCTAGCCACATGACAGTTTATAGGGTTCTCAACCCTATCATTGAGCGTCAAGAGCAGAAAAAGAAACAGAGGAATATTGGATGGCGAGGGTCACGAGTCTCTCATAAAACTCGTGATGGGCAAACATTAGATGTGCGTTACAGCAACCATGTTTGGCAGTGCGACCATACAAAGTTAGATGTCATGTTGGTTGATCAGTATGGTGAACCATTAGCTAGACCTTGGTTCACAAAGATTACAGACAGTTATTCTCGCTGCATTATGGGTATTAATGTGGGCTTTGATGCACCTAGCTCTCAAGTGGTTGCTCTAGCATTACGTCATGCTATTTTGCCAAAACAATATAGTGCAGAGTACAAACTTCTTAGCGATTGGGGAACCTATGGTGTACCTGAGAATCTTTTTACTGACGGTGGTAGAGATTTTCGCTCTGAACACTTAAAACAGATTGGTTTTCAATTAGGCTTTGAGTGCCATTTACGCGATCGCCTTAGTGAGGGTGGTATTGAAGAACGTAGCTTCGGCACGATTAATACAGAATTTCTCTCTGGTTTCTATGGCTATTTAGGTTCCAATATTCAGGAACGTTCTAAGACAGCAGAGGAAGAAGCTTGCTTAACTTTACGGGAATTGCACCTACTGTTAGTTCGCTACATTGTTGACAACTACAATCAGCGTCTTGATGCACGGACAAAAGACCAAACAAGATTTCAACGATGGGAAGCGGGACTACCTGCTCTACCAAAAATGATTAAGGAACGAGAATTAGATATCTGTTTGATGAAAAAGACTCGGCGTAGCATTTACAAGGGTGGGTATCTCAGCTTTGAAAATATAATGTATCGCGGAGACTACTTGGCAGCTTACGCAGGCGAAAATATTGTACTCAGGTATGACCCTAGAGATATTACAACTGTTTGGGTTTACCGAATAGATAAAGGCAAGGAAGTGTTTCTTTCTGCTGCTCATGCGCTGGATTGGGAAACAGAGAAATTATCTCTAGAAGAGGCTAAAGCTGCTAGTCGAAAAGTTCGCTCTGTAGGTAAAACACTCAGTAATAAATCCATTTTGGCAGAGATACATGACCGTGATACTTTCATCAAGCAAAAGAAAAAAAGCCAAAAGGAACGCAAGAAAGAAGAACAAGCTCAAGTTCATTCTGTGTATGAACCCATCACTCTGAGCGAGACAGAACCCCTAGAAAATTTACAAGAAAGACCGAAACCTGAAACTCGAAAACCCAGAGTCTTTAACTATGAGCAACTTCGTCAAGATTATGATGAGTAG
- a CDS encoding TniB family NTP-binding protein, whose product MKDNYWQKWVQNLWGDEPIPEELQPEIERLLTPSVVELEHIQKIHDWLDGLRLSKQCGRIVAPPRAGKSVTCDVYRLLNKPQKRGGKRDIVPVLYMQVPGDCSSGELLVLILESLKYDATSGKLTDLRRRVQRLLKESKVEMLIIDEANFLKLNTFSEIARIYDLLKISIVLVGTDGLDNLIKREPYIHDRFIECYKLPLVESEKKFTELVKIWEEEVLCLPLPSNLTRSETFEPLRQKTGGKIGLLDRVLRRASILALRKGLKNIGKDTLAEVLDWFE is encoded by the coding sequence ATGAAAGATAATTATTGGCAGAAATGGGTACAGAATTTATGGGGAGATGAACCCATTCCAGAGGAATTACAGCCAGAAATTGAACGTCTCCTTACTCCCAGTGTTGTGGAATTAGAGCATATACAAAAAATTCATGATTGGTTAGATGGTTTACGTCTTTCTAAACAATGCGGTCGAATTGTTGCACCTCCACGAGCAGGTAAATCTGTTACTTGTGATGTGTATAGGCTATTGAATAAGCCACAAAAAAGAGGAGGTAAAAGAGATATTGTACCTGTTTTGTATATGCAAGTTCCAGGAGATTGCTCATCGGGCGAGTTATTGGTTCTGATTCTGGAAAGCTTGAAATATGATGCAACTTCAGGAAAACTAACTGACCTCAGAAGGCGAGTACAAAGGCTACTCAAGGAATCTAAGGTGGAAATGCTGATTATTGATGAAGCTAATTTTCTGAAACTGAATACTTTTAGTGAAATTGCTCGAATTTATGACCTGTTAAAAATTTCAATTGTTCTCGTAGGCACAGATGGTTTAGACAATCTAATTAAGAGGGAACCTTACATTCATGACAGATTTATCGAATGTTATAAGCTACCTTTGGTGGAATCAGAAAAAAAATTTACGGAGTTAGTAAAAATTTGGGAAGAAGAAGTTTTGTGTTTACCTCTTCCATCTAATCTTACAAGAAGTGAAACTTTTGAACCTCTGCGTCAAAAAACAGGTGGCAAAATTGGTTTGCTAGATCGGGTATTGAGAAGAGCTTCAATCTTAGCTTTGAGAAAAGGACTGAAGAACATCGGTAAAGACACTCTAGCTGAAGTTTTGGATTGGTTTGAATAA
- a CDS encoding TniQ family protein: MGIGAEEPRFFEIEPLDGESLSHFLGRFRRENYLTSSQLGKLTGLGAVISRWEKLYFNPFPTRQELEALASVVRVNADRLTEMLSPAGVTMKPRPIRLCAACYAEVPCHRVEWQFKDKMKCDRHNLRLLTKCTNCETPFPIPADWVQGECPHCFLPFATMAKRQKRL, encoded by the coding sequence ATGGGAATCGGTGCGGAAGAACCTCGTTTTTTTGAAATAGAACCCCTGGATGGAGAAAGCTTAAGCCATTTCTTAGGCCGCTTTCGCCGAGAAAATTATTTAACCTCTAGCCAGTTAGGTAAATTAACTGGACTTGGTGCAGTTATTTCACGTTGGGAAAAGTTGTACTTCAATCCGTTTCCTACACGACAGGAGTTGGAGGCTTTGGCATCTGTGGTCAGAGTCAATGCGGATAGATTAACCGAGATGTTGTCACCCGCAGGAGTAACTATGAAGCCTAGACCAATTCGGTTATGTGCTGCTTGCTATGCAGAAGTACCTTGTCATCGAGTTGAGTGGCAGTTTAAGGATAAAATGAAGTGCGATCGCCACAATTTACGCTTATTAACCAAATGTACTAACTGTGAGACTCCTTTTCCGATTCCCGCAGATTGGGTACAAGGTGAATGTCCTCACTGTTTTTTGCCTTTTGCAACAATGGCAAAGCGTCAGAAGCGTCTTTGA
- a CDS encoding DUF1998 domain-containing protein: MVNNTCNILVVEPLNVPTDDREAFITTLQYALETAIQAVYKLEADELDSERLGDGKYLLFWEAAEGGAGVLSQLLEKPEAFQKIADAALDICHFQEAKDSCVQACYECLLSYRNQFDHALINRHLIKPLLDELQDSTVQIEGICRDELYEQLLQQTDPNSRFERIVLTAIYQSGYKLPDSAQELIPEANCKPDFLYKEDGIAVFCDGSVHDSPEKRRQDKIVRDNLKHNTTYHVLVLRHDEDWQTELSKLASL; this comes from the coding sequence ATGGTGAACAACACCTGTAATATCCTAGTTGTGGAACCATTAAATGTCCCCACAGACGACAGAGAGGCGTTTATTACCACCCTACAGTACGCCTTAGAAACTGCCATCCAAGCAGTGTACAAACTAGAAGCCGACGAACTCGACTCCGAACGATTGGGAGACGGTAAATATTTGCTGTTCTGGGAGGCTGCGGAAGGCGGTGCTGGTGTCCTTTCTCAACTATTAGAAAAACCCGAAGCTTTTCAAAAAATCGCCGATGCAGCTTTAGATATTTGCCATTTCCAAGAAGCTAAAGATAGCTGTGTTCAAGCTTGCTATGAATGCTTGCTTTCTTACCGCAACCAGTTCGACCATGCTTTGATAAATCGCCATCTCATCAAACCCTTACTTGACGAACTGCAAGACAGTACAGTGCAGATAGAAGGAATATGTCGTGATGAACTGTATGAACAGCTGCTGCAACAAACAGATCCCAATTCCCGATTTGAGCGAATAGTTTTAACAGCAATTTATCAAAGCGGATATAAACTACCGGATTCTGCACAGGAATTAATTCCAGAGGCGAACTGTAAGCCAGATTTTCTGTATAAGGAAGATGGCATTGCTGTTTTCTGTGACGGTTCAGTTCATGACAGCCCTGAGAAACGCAGACAAGACAAAATTGTGCGAGATAATCTTAAGCACAATACCACTTACCATGTCCTTGTCCTACGACATGATGAAGATTGGCAAACAGAGTTGAGCAAACTCGCAAGTTTGTGA
- a CDS encoding Npun_R2479 family HD domain-containing metalloprotein, protein MFNATEILIDAFVKQIREGYTRTYGCLKNDYQDIIAWAGSMALENIANSDALYHNVEHSILVTLVGQEILRGKHIREGGVSSEDWLHFIISLVCHDIGYVKGVCRQDQEQAGLYATGRNGKMISLHPGASDASLTPYHVDRAKLFIDERFGGHKLIDAELIKSNIEWTRFPVPAAEDQQNTICFPGLVRAADLIGQLSDPRYLKKITSLYYEFEETGMTKVLGYQTPADLRKNYAKFYWNSVHPYIKDGLRYLSLTQQGKQILANLYSNVFVVEHEKSQEESLYLVEQLHA, encoded by the coding sequence ATGTTTAATGCCACAGAAATTTTAATTGATGCTTTCGTCAAACAAATTCGGGAAGGCTACACCCGAACTTATGGCTGTTTAAAGAATGATTACCAAGACATCATCGCTTGGGCTGGTAGCATGGCTTTAGAGAACATTGCTAATAGTGATGCTCTCTATCACAATGTTGAACACTCAATTTTGGTTACTCTTGTAGGACAAGAAATTTTGCGTGGTAAGCATATCCGTGAAGGTGGGGTTTCTAGCGAAGACTGGCTACATTTTATTATTTCCTTAGTGTGCCATGATATCGGCTATGTTAAAGGAGTTTGCCGCCAAGACCAAGAACAAGCCGGGTTATACGCTACAGGTAGAAATGGCAAAATGATTTCTCTGCATCCTGGCGCTTCCGATGCTAGTTTGACACCTTATCATGTGGATAGGGCTAAACTTTTTATTGATGAGCGTTTTGGCGGGCATAAGCTGATAGATGCTGAGTTAATTAAAAGTAATATTGAATGGACTCGTTTCCCTGTACCCGCAGCAGAAGATCAGCAAAATACCATTTGTTTTCCTGGACTAGTACGTGCTGCCGATTTAATTGGGCAATTGAGTGACCCGCGTTACCTCAAAAAAATCACATCTTTGTATTATGAGTTTGAAGAAACTGGGATGACTAAAGTTTTAGGCTACCAAACCCCAGCCGATTTACGCAAGAATTATGCGAAGTTCTACTGGAATAGTGTTCATCCATATATTAAGGATGGATTACGTTATTTATCTTTGACACAGCAAGGCAAACAAATTTTAGCTAATCTTTATTCTAATGTGTTTGTAGTAGAACATGAAAAATCTCAAGAAGAAAGTCTATACTTAGTCGAACAACTCCATGCTTAG
- a CDS encoding ABC transporter permease yields MNWWQRLQKNPLAEFGAILLIIFYVAVLAADFIAPYDPYVSQPSGSLLPPTKIYWVSKTSGQFIGPHVYPTTQGNTDLETGDRQLIVDFKKPSPVRFFVSGPEYRLLQMSLPLPPKWEETTVIPGIPLNWHLFGADNGAKINVLGTDEQGRDQFSRLLHGGRISMFIGIIGVIITFPLGLLMGGISGYFGGWTDSIIMRIAEVLMTFPSIYLLVTLGAVLPAGLTSSQRFLLIVLITSVISWAGLARVIRGQVLSIKEREFVQAARAMGGNPLYIIRRHVLPQTATYVIISATLAVPSFIGSEAILSLIGLGIQQPDPSWGNMLSLASNASIIVLQPWLIWPPAVLIILTVLAFNLLGDGLRDALDPRSLRR; encoded by the coding sequence ATGAATTGGTGGCAAAGACTTCAAAAAAACCCTTTGGCGGAATTTGGGGCAATTCTATTGATAATTTTCTATGTGGCAGTGCTGGCTGCTGATTTTATTGCCCCTTATGACCCTTATGTGTCGCAGCCAAGCGGTTCGCTGTTACCACCAACAAAAATTTATTGGGTTTCAAAAACATCTGGTCAATTTATCGGCCCCCATGTTTATCCCACAACCCAAGGAAATACAGATTTAGAAACAGGCGATCGCCAACTCATTGTAGACTTCAAAAAGCCCTCTCCTGTGCGTTTCTTCGTCTCTGGGCCAGAGTATCGCTTGTTACAGATGAGTTTACCCCTACCTCCCAAGTGGGAAGAAACCACAGTTATCCCTGGCATCCCTTTAAATTGGCATTTATTTGGTGCTGATAACGGGGCTAAAATCAACGTTTTGGGTACTGATGAACAGGGGCGAGACCAGTTCAGCCGTCTCTTACACGGTGGACGCATTAGTATGTTTATCGGCATTATTGGGGTGATAATTACATTCCCCCTCGGTTTGCTGATGGGTGGTATATCTGGTTATTTCGGCGGTTGGACAGACAGCATTATCATGCGTATTGCAGAGGTGCTGATGACCTTCCCCAGTATTTATCTATTAGTTACCTTGGGGGCGGTTTTACCTGCGGGTTTAACTAGCAGTCAGCGATTTTTACTCATTGTGTTAATTACTTCTGTAATTAGCTGGGCTGGTTTGGCTAGGGTAATTCGTGGACAAGTGCTGTCAATCAAAGAACGGGAATTTGTACAAGCAGCAAGGGCTATGGGTGGTAATCCACTTTATATTATTCGCCGCCACGTTTTGCCGCAAACTGCTACCTATGTAATTATCTCGGCTACCTTGGCAGTTCCCAGTTTCATCGGTTCAGAAGCAATACTCAGTCTCATTGGCTTAGGCATTCAACAGCCCGACCCATCTTGGGGTAATATGCTATCTCTAGCTAGTAATGCGTCCATCATAGTGCTGCAACCTTGGTTAATATGGCCGCCAGCCGTGCTAATTATTTTGACAGTTTTAGCTTTTAATTTACTTGGCGATGGTCTAAGAGATGCCCTCGACCCCCGCAGTTTACGTCGCTAG
- a CDS encoding rhomboid family intramembrane serine protease: MVPIRDNNPVTITPYVTYGLIAANVLAFIYESSLPPQALDGFLHLAAVVPRELSLSFAGVSVHQPVPEWTTLITSQFLHGGFLHLAGNMLFLWIFGNNVEDKLGHIRYFIFYIACGVLASITQWYFSQDSSIPSLGASGAIAGVMGAYILRFPQAEILGVVPLGFFFPTFRVPAYFFLGFWFLQQSFYGIAGLQTRTNIGMESGGIAYWAHAGGFIFGALLGPVLGLFSDKAKEETWYS; this comes from the coding sequence GTGGTTCCCATTAGAGATAATAATCCTGTAACAATTACGCCTTATGTGACTTATGGGCTGATTGCTGCTAACGTTCTCGCTTTTATTTATGAATCTAGTTTACCTCCACAAGCATTGGACGGTTTTTTGCATTTAGCGGCTGTCGTTCCGCGCGAACTTAGCTTGAGTTTTGCTGGTGTGTCTGTGCATCAGCCTGTACCAGAATGGACAACTTTAATTACTTCCCAATTTCTGCACGGTGGTTTTCTGCATCTAGCAGGTAATATGTTGTTCCTATGGATTTTCGGTAACAACGTTGAAGATAAGTTAGGTCATATTAGATATTTTATATTTTATATAGCCTGCGGTGTCTTGGCATCTATAACCCAATGGTACTTCTCGCAAGATTCTAGCATTCCTTCTTTGGGTGCTAGTGGTGCGATCGCTGGTGTGATGGGTGCATACATTCTCCGTTTTCCCCAAGCAGAAATTCTTGGTGTTGTCCCTTTAGGTTTCTTCTTCCCAACTTTCCGGGTTCCTGCATACTTCTTCTTGGGTTTTTGGTTCCTCCAACAATCTTTTTACGGCATTGCTGGTTTACAAACCCGTACTAACATTGGGATGGAAAGCGGCGGTATCGCCTACTGGGCGCACGCTGGCGGTTTTATCTTTGGCGCACTCCTCGGCCCTGTGTTGGGTTTATTTAGCGATAAAGCCAAGGAAGAAACTTGGTATAGTTAA
- a CDS encoding phosphoketolase, with amino-acid sequence MTLASSPQIKPLTDEELHKINAYWRAANYLSVGQIYLLDNPLLREPLTIDHVKPRLLGHWGTTPGLNFIYVHLNRIIKKYDQSMIYIAGPGHGGPGLVANTYLEGTYSEYYPNISQDADGMQKLFKQFSFPGGIPSHVAPETPGSIHEGGELGYALVHAFGAAFDNPDLIVAAVVGDGEAETGALATSWHSNKFLNPANDGAVLPILHLNGYKIANPTVLSRLSHEELDSLFVGYGYKPYYVEGSDPAVVHQQMAATLDTVIAEIHGIQREARVHGFTKRPQWPMIILRTPKGWTGPKEVDGKKTESYWRSHQVPFGNISGQPEHLKLLEEWMKSYKPEELFDENGRFIPELAELAPKGQRRMGDNPHANGGILLRDLIMPDFRDYAVDVPKPGTVIAEATQVAGKLLRDVMKLNLDHRNFRIFGPDETASNRINAVLDVTDRTWVAETLPEDDHLDPSGRVMEILSETCCQGWLEGYLLTGRHGFFSCYEAFIHIIDSMFNQHAKWLKTTRHISWRRPVASLNYLLTSHVWRQDHNGFSHQDPGFIDHVTNKKSEIIRVYLPPDANTLLSVTDHCLRSRNYVNVIVAGKQPALQYLNMDAAIKHCTKGIGIWEWASNDQGCEPDVVMACAGDVPTLETLAAVDILRRNFPDLKVRVVNVVDLMTLQPKTEHPHGLSSKDFDTIFTTDKPIIFAFHGYPWLIHRLTYRHTNHNNLHVRGYKEEGTTTTPFDMVVLNDLDRFHLAMDVIDRVPKLGSKAAYAKQHLQDKLIEHKQYISKYGEDMPEISDWQWPY; translated from the coding sequence ATGACTTTAGCAAGTTCTCCACAGATCAAGCCTTTAACCGATGAAGAACTGCATAAAATCAACGCTTACTGGCGTGCAGCCAACTATTTATCAGTTGGACAAATATATCTCCTTGATAATCCCTTACTCAGAGAACCACTAACAATAGATCATGTTAAACCCCGTCTCTTAGGTCATTGGGGAACAACACCAGGACTAAACTTTATTTATGTCCACCTCAATAGGATTATCAAGAAATACGACCAAAGTATGATTTACATTGCTGGGCCTGGTCATGGTGGGCCTGGACTGGTAGCGAATACTTACCTAGAAGGGACATATAGCGAATATTACCCCAACATTTCCCAAGATGCCGACGGGATGCAGAAACTGTTTAAACAGTTCTCCTTTCCTGGTGGTATTCCTAGCCATGTTGCACCGGAAACTCCTGGTTCCATCCATGAGGGTGGTGAACTCGGTTATGCTCTTGTTCATGCTTTTGGTGCAGCTTTTGACAATCCTGACTTGATTGTGGCGGCTGTTGTTGGTGATGGTGAAGCGGAAACTGGCGCATTGGCTACCAGTTGGCATTCCAACAAGTTTCTCAACCCGGCTAATGATGGGGCTGTATTGCCGATTCTACATTTAAACGGGTATAAAATTGCTAACCCTACAGTTCTGTCACGGTTAAGCCATGAAGAATTAGACAGTTTGTTTGTTGGCTATGGGTACAAACCTTACTATGTTGAAGGTTCTGATCCCGCAGTTGTGCATCAACAAATGGCAGCAACTTTGGATACAGTCATTGCCGAAATTCACGGTATTCAAAGAGAAGCCCGTGTACATGGGTTTACCAAGCGTCCCCAGTGGCCGATGATTATCCTGAGAACGCCCAAAGGCTGGACAGGGCCAAAAGAAGTAGATGGGAAGAAAACAGAAAGTTACTGGCGATCGCATCAAGTACCCTTCGGTAATATATCAGGTCAGCCAGAACACCTGAAACTTCTGGAAGAATGGATGAAAAGTTACAAACCAGAAGAACTGTTCGACGAGAACGGCAGATTTATCCCAGAATTAGCAGAATTAGCCCCAAAAGGTCAACGACGCATGGGAGACAATCCCCACGCCAACGGCGGTATTCTGCTGCGTGACTTAATCATGCCAGACTTTCGAGACTATGCGGTTGATGTTCCCAAACCAGGGACAGTAATTGCCGAAGCCACCCAAGTAGCCGGCAAACTCCTACGGGATGTGATGAAACTCAACCTAGACCATCGTAACTTCCGTATCTTCGGACCCGATGAAACCGCATCCAACCGCATCAACGCCGTCTTAGATGTTACAGATAGGACATGGGTTGCCGAAACTCTCCCAGAAGACGACCACCTTGATCCCAGTGGACGAGTAATGGAAATCCTCAGCGAGACTTGCTGTCAAGGATGGTTAGAAGGATATTTGCTTACAGGTCGTCATGGTTTCTTCTCCTGTTACGAAGCCTTTATCCATATCATCGACTCAATGTTCAACCAGCACGCCAAATGGTTGAAAACCACCCGTCACATCTCTTGGCGCAGACCAGTTGCTTCCCTCAACTATTTGTTAACTTCCCACGTTTGGCGACAAGACCACAACGGCTTCTCTCACCAAGACCCCGGCTTTATTGATCATGTAACTAACAAAAAATCTGAGATTATCCGCGTCTATCTTCCCCCCGATGCCAACACCTTATTATCAGTGACAGACCATTGCTTACGCAGCCGCAACTATGTCAACGTCATCGTTGCCGGAAAACAACCAGCCCTACAATATCTAAATATGGATGCAGCAATTAAACACTGCACCAAAGGCATCGGTATTTGGGAATGGGCTAGTAACGACCAAGGCTGTGAACCAGATGTAGTCATGGCTTGTGCCGGCGACGTTCCTACCTTAGAAACTTTGGCGGCTGTGGATATTTTACGCCGCAACTTCCCGGACTTAAAAGTGCGGGTAGTCAACGTTGTAGACTTGATGACACTACAACCAAAAACAGAACATCCCCACGGTTTAAGTTCCAAAGACTTCGATACAATTTTCACCACCGACAAACCGATCATCTTCGCTTTCCACGGCTACCCTTGGTTAATTCACCGCTTAACCTATCGTCATACTAATCACAATAACCTCCATGTGCGTGGTTACAAAGAGGAAGGAACCACCACCACACCCTTTGATATGGTTGTACTGAACGACCTTGACCGCTTCCACCTAGCAATGGACGTAATAGATCGCGTACCAAAATTGGGTTCAAAAGCAGCTTACGCCAAGCAACATCTGCAAGACAAGTTGATCGAACACAAACAATACATCTCTAAATATGGCGAAGACATGCCAGAAATTAGTGACTGGCAGTGGCCTTATTAA
- a CDS encoding 2-phosphosulfolactate phosphatase family protein, whose translation MKLFVYHTPELTPKDQAPDCAIAVDVLRATSTIATVLSAGGEAVQVFSDLDELIAVSETWPSQKRLRAGERGGGKVAGFELGNSPLDCTPELVEGRRLFISTTNGTRALKRVQHSATVLTAAFINRAAVVQYLMEKQPQTVWIVGSGWEGSFSLEDTACAGAIAHAVVEKSQLPPEELAGNDEVISAIALYSQWQHNLLGLFHHASHGKRLLRLECDDDLKYCSQTDILPVLPMQQEPGVFKSKK comes from the coding sequence GTGAAGCTATTTGTATATCATACTCCGGAATTAACCCCTAAAGATCAGGCTCCTGACTGCGCGATCGCGGTCGATGTGTTACGAGCCACTAGCACTATTGCCACCGTTCTTTCTGCTGGTGGTGAAGCGGTGCAAGTCTTCAGCGATTTGGATGAACTAATTGCAGTTAGTGAAACATGGCCTTCCCAAAAACGGCTACGAGCTGGAGAACGTGGCGGCGGGAAAGTGGCTGGTTTTGAACTGGGTAACTCTCCCCTTGACTGTACCCCAGAATTAGTTGAGGGACGGCGTTTGTTCATTAGTACTACTAATGGTACTCGTGCTTTAAAACGGGTACAACACTCTGCCACCGTACTCACAGCCGCTTTTATTAACCGCGCCGCCGTAGTGCAGTATCTTATGGAAAAACAACCACAGACAGTCTGGATTGTCGGTTCAGGTTGGGAAGGTAGTTTTTCTTTAGAAGATACAGCTTGTGCCGGTGCGATCGCTCATGCTGTTGTGGAAAAATCCCAGTTACCCCCAGAGGAATTAGCTGGTAATGATGAAGTAATTAGTGCGATCGCTCTTTACTCACAATGGCAACACAATTTATTAGGACTATTTCATCATGCCAGTCACGGCAAACGTCTGTTACGCCTTGAATGCGATGATGACCTGAAATATTGTTCTCAAACCGATATTTTACCTGTCTTGCCCATGCAGCAAGAACCAGGAGTATTTAAAAGCAAAAAATAA